The following nucleotide sequence is from Pagrus major chromosome 13, Pma_NU_1.0.
CAAAACGCTCCTCTGCTCGGAGGGAGACCATCACGTGTGCGCCAAGAGCCCGGATCAGTTGAAACCACCGTGCCACACACCGCCTGTGAGCAACCTGCGCTTCCTGAGGCCCGTCTCCATCTACTCCCCGGTGTTTGACCGCAGGATCCACCTGAAGAAACTGTGCAGCGACGGTGGAAGCGAAGGAGAGGCTGAACAAGCCGAGTCTGACAGGGATGCTGCTGAGACGGATCAGAGTGGTGAGGACACAGTGAAGGACTTCGGGACAGCTTTCCACCGCTCCTCAAAGGGCTCCAACTTTCAGGTAACCCTGAAGAGAGTTCACATAATCCTGCTGTACAATACCAGACCATATGGGGGCCAAAAGGTATCTGCTGGGCACCATCATGTGGCCCTTTCCTCCAAGTACCTATGAACTGTACACAGTTGAATAGGCTTAGAAATAATGTGTGGAAATTTGATTCAATACATAAGTTAGAAATGTGGAGCACAGAAGCACACAGCTGAAATAATACAGGGCTTTAAATTAGATGAGATACAGGCAGGAGTTCAGGATCCATCATGAGTCCCACCTTTAAGGCCCTCAACATGTTGGTTCATGACACATTTCATATTTCCTAACAAATCCTCAATTTGATGAACACAAGTTTCTTATTCTGGCACCTTCCAACAACAAATCAGGGTGCTTTAAAAGGAGACATCACTACATGTGAACAGGTCAAATGTTTAACTAATAAAACTTCCTCAGCTGATTGCTTAcctcaagacattttttttttgtaattatatgTTATGTTTAGATATGCAAATGAGGCACTCTAATTAAAAACAATCTACTCATTTGCATAAAATTCCtcaacagaaatctgaacattggATGAAGCCAGGTTCAAACCTCCTGTTGTACGTCGGTGTGTCCAGAGAGTGGAAAATGCTGTCGACAGCCATAAAATGTACACTACTCAAAAtcagttagggatattgggatatgggtgcatataatCATGGATATGcgataaaagtcaaatgaaatgtgttgcattactTTTGGGGATGTCTGTGGTGTCTCCccttaaataaaacataaaaaggaatTGAGACAAGAAACTCACGCTAATAGAAAATTACACATAAATAGGATTTAAGAAGGTTAATATAGATTGGATCAACaagaatgaaaaatgataaatgcaataaatgaCATGATGGTGTTTGGAAGATCTGGGGTTATTTTTGCACCTTACCCACTTTGTGATCCATTCTTATTTTGTAATATGAGGCCTTGTATTTATTTCCTGCATGAATGCTCACACTCAGTGTGACATATAGATGGACCTACTTTCATTGTGACATCATTTTGTGCCACGTAGAGCTGGTATGATTAATcgaataataaagaaaataatcactaGATTAATCGCAAATGAGAATAATTGATAGTTGAAGCCCTCGTGCCATGGATCTGTGCACAAATGAGTCCAATGTCTGTTTCTCATTAGTTCCTGGAGCAGAGGTATGGCTTTTTCCACTGCAAGAAGTGTAACATCCGGTGGGAGAGTGCTTATGTGTGGTGCATCTCTGGAACCAGTAAGGTAAGATGTCTCTTGTTTAGCATGCACTGTCTTATGTTTGGCAAAATATGCATTCATTATAAGAATTcacattatatacattttttaaatgtggtcAGGTGTACTACAAGCAGCTCTGCCGGAAGTGTCAGGTGGGTTTTAACCCCTACAGAGTGGAGTCCATCCTCTGCAAGGTATATTTTAGTGCATGAATAGTTTTAGTTTTGAATGACAGTGTGATTTGATAATTTTCATGTGCCTGTAAGTTCTTCCTGATTATTAATAGTGCAATATAAGTGATTCTTCCATTCACTTCACCGTCTCAGGGTTGCTCTcagacctgctgcagctgcGAGAAGAAGCAAAGGCACATCAACATGAAGAGGCCTCACCGCCAGGACCTGTGTTGTCGCTGCAAGGGCATGAGGCTGTCCTGTGACGCCACCTACAGCTTCAAATACATCGTCTGACCTGCCCCTACATGTCTGGAATCGCCCAGTCTTCATGTAGATCTGATGACACTAGTTACCTGAACATGTCACAGATTGGAAGTTGCCTCCAGTAATGAACTTGAAGAGATTGATTTATTCCCCTGCCAGCGAGTAGATTAATCTCTGCCTTGGTTGTTTTACTTGAAGCAACttctttacaaaaaaatatataaaaaagtctgtctttgtgtcccTTCATTGATCCTGGTGCttaaacatgaaaaactactttttgtaagaagaaaaaaataaatgaaataaactgcATCTTAAAAGTTGATTGAATTCTTACTGAATTGGTACTCACTCATTTAGAACCTTGATCTTAGAGCTGTAGTAGATCAGTTGGGTTTGACTAATGCTGCTTGAATGTTTGCAACTTTCATAATATTCTAATCAACCAAAAATGTATAGTTGTAATGgtttttactttaaaagaaTAAATCAAATTCAGTACTGTCATGTCAGTGCTGCAGCTAAACACAACACTTGTTTGATGGGTTACAACAAATTCTTTTGCTCATACATTGAATcgaaatgtttaaaatatgagATGGGAGGagggttttgagtgaaatgcaCAAGAAATAATTTTCATACGTCTTTTACTTTGACACCGACTTGTACAGAGCATCAACTCAAAACAACTTCACAAAGGCTGTAAAAGTATTTACaaggtgaaaaaacaaaacgacTACAGTCTCGGAtctaaaaagctttaaaaatgtgcaatttCTTGTttggcatgcacacacacgttctcccacacacaggaaaaaaaaacaaaaaacataccCGCATGAGCTCAAAGCTCCCTTTTGTACCTCATACAAACATATCTTTCagataaaatatgattttgttAATAAATAGTTCAAACACTCCATACAGTACACAGAAGATGCATGCATGGCAGTTTGATTTGAGAGGACAAACATCAATATAAAACCGAAAGTCAAATGAGTGATTTATAGCTGATCGGATATAAATAGACAAAAGATATTTGTACAGTAAATAACTTCTACAGGGAGAGTCACAAAAAAGGGCTGACGACAGGAAGTGTTTGACTTCAGTAGTAGCACAGATTTTGTTTTGAACATCAACAATGAGTGCTGAATGTCAGCATTTCCCTTACGTGTAAGGTAACTACataccacacacaaacatatgctACAATGGTTGTGCGGCCATAACTAGAAACAgtatacagacagagagacaaaaatatttgtgtatACATGCACCATCCTCATGGCATGTGAACACATAAGGTCAGCGTGTTACAGTGTCGGACAGTGAGACATTTACAGTGTGTACACTCACTAACGATGCTACCACTAGCCACAGAGGAGTGCACAGATAATGGTATGATTAGTCTACCAATGTTTACAACAGTAGTCAGGAGACGAGCTGGTTCACTGATACAGAATATAAACAGAGCAAAGGGCAGCATGAGGAATTACGCTTGAATATTCTGCATCCGCTCTTCGTCGATCAGTCTTTCAGTCAGTCTGGAGAGGTCAGACTTTTAGGGAGCAAAAAAAGGGACACTAGTACAGTAGAAAGCATTCAACTGGGTCATGCATTGCACAATGTCCTCCAAAGGAGGTGTCGAAACAGTAGACACAACGGGAGAGAAAAGTTCATCCAGCGTTTTCCTTCTCAGTGAAAGTGACAGCCTTTTCTCTCACAGTAACACAACCTCCTTTCCTgtaacatctttttttaaaaactaatacCAAAACTCCACTTAGTGCAATAGCGAAAAACTCTACCAGTGATGTTACATGGTTTCACGGGTAGTTTCCTCACTGTCTCTGGTGATACTACCAGCAGACTACCTGAAGGAGGCAGCAACAGTCAATCAAGTTCAATCAGGTCTTGAGTTCCTCTGGGAAGCGAGTTAAAAAATCCAAGCTTAGAGCCTTCACAGGTCCTCGGGCGCACAACAGATTAATGCTGAATGACGGCCATCAAGCAGGACTTAAACCAGGAGCACATCAATTTTACAACATGTGGCTGTAAAGCGAAAGCTAGCGCTCGCATAGAATCACATCAGGTCGTCTGTATCAGCAGGCAGCAATCTGTAGTATCTACATCCCAGTATCGTCTGGGACAAAGTGAAAAATCTACAAGTGTGTCGTCTTCTCCTTTTCAGATTCAAAATCTGCACAGGAATAGTTGGTTTCAGGCATTTGGATTCATAGGTCCTCTGGTATCGTACGTTCACGTCTCAGGTCTGGACGTCTGAAGGTTCAGCATTCAGGAGCCCCCCTGCCTTCAGTAGAGGCAGGGCAGCGTGCCCCACCTTCCCCAGGTAGCGAGTTAAGGGCGTTGCAGCACCACCGAAGGAGCAACAACAACCCCACGCTGCAGCCTCTCCTGGGCCGGTGGGacagggagggggaggaggaggaggaggaagaagggatGAAGATGGGGCAGGGCCTTGGGTTAAGACTGTATCATGGCTTGGGTGTAGGTCTTGCGATAGGCTCGAGTGTTTGTATGGAGAGCGGGGGAAATGGGGGAGATGTAAGCCCCGAGGGGGAACAGGTGGGGCGTTTGTGTCAGAGTGCGCGAGCAGGGTGGGTTCTGAGGCTACTGTCGGGAGCATGTTAGATGTGAGGGACGATTTCAGGTGTTTGCTGCTGTGTAGATTTAACAGCGGTGAGCTGTGTGATGAGTGTCCTCTGAAAGGATGATAAATGTTCTCGTCGAGATATCTCCGCCTCTGCTCTCGTGTGCGTGGCAGTGTAAAATCTGGTGTGTTTGAGCAGCTGTGCGATGAGAACAGGTCTGGGGGTTTGGGGAAATCAAGCAGAGAGGTATCAGAGTCTACAgtggatgaggatgaggagagcaGGGGAAGGTTTTGGTCTAAATATGGTTCTGGTGTTGAGAAGGTTGATAGGCAGGTAACTGTCTGGAGCTGTGCAGCCGCggcagcagacacacaggaggaggCAGCGGCCAGGTGTGTGGGTGCTGGGCCTCGTCTGCCGGCAGCGAGGGATGTGCAGATGGTTTTGGGAGGGTCAATGGTTGCAGCGATGGGGGAGGTAAGGGTGGGgaaggagggggtggggggctCCTGAGCTCCTGTCAGAGGCTGGTCGCGGAGGCGCTGGAATCGGGGAGGTAGGTTGTGACGACCCGGTACCCCTGGGCGCGGCGGATCATGTCGCGGATCTCTCCGTTGAGCTCCAGCAGCTTGGAGCAGATCAGGCTGAGGTCCTGACGGGAACCGACCAGGGCGATGGTGCCCGTCTGGCCCAGCGTCTGGTGGCGAAAGTAGACGTTGAGCAGCGTCTGGACCTCGCTCTCTGAGCTGCCACCGAACACTCCGGTGGGCCACTGCCTCCTGAGACAAGGAGGTATAACAGGTCAGTATGACAGGTGGATAGTCACTGCTGCAGTTATATAAAACAACTGTTCAGTTTAAAGGTGCCCTGCAGAGTTTTCTACAAACATAATGTCTCAAAAAGTTTCTTATACTACTGATGTGCTATGTACTATGTGGAACAGATGACCCTGCAAAAGCACTACactaataaaaatatttcaagagCACGTGTACCTGATGATTCAGACTCTTACtgtgagaaaaatgttaaaaaacacaagagtAATATAATAGTAATACTTGGACATAAGAATATCCATATTTAAACTACTAGATGTTAATAAGTCTAGTGTTACCCACCTGAACTCCTGGATGTAGCGCACAGCTTTGGTGAACTCGTGGTTCTTAAGGCACTCCAGTATGGACTGCACAGCTGCCTCCGAGGTGGCAAAGCTGGGCACAACCATTGCTGCCACCTGGGTggcatgtgcgtgcgtgtgcgccAAGTGTTTGTGCTCCAGGTCGCTGGCTACGGCCGCCTCCGCTGCCTGCAGGCTGGTCCTCAGATCAGTGAGCTCTCGAGACATGTTCAGCAACTACGGGGTGGGAAAGATACAGACAGtggttgagtgtgtgtatgagagctTTATAAGTAATCACAGAAGTAACATTTATATCAGTTGTAAAGCTGGAAAAGCTTTGGATGCCGGTTGTTAGTTTAGGTAAGCAGACtgcatttctaaactaacgttagctactgttgctctctgttagtggaACGGAGAGAGATACTGAGATAATGCATTCGAGAATGGCATAAAGtgacatcctttggactgtcacgaAAAATCCAACCTGAATCCTTCACAAATAAATCcagcattaaacaacaaattgtccacaggcttgtacaggcaaccgggagagacggggaaggtctaaTTTTTTCACGTTACGTTACAATCTACTCACAtatagccaaaaaaaaaaaaaaaaatttgatgaATGCATTTAAATTGCTACCAATTGtcacatagagcccctttaaacctGCTGTCTGTGGCTAGTAGGGGTAGGAATAATAATCATCGACATACTGGTACAGTAGTGGCACAAgttcttttcatttgttactGTTTAAGCAGATATAATCACATATATCCCAGCTACATATACTATGGTAAAACAGAGACATGCTATTATAGTTTGGTTGCAGAGAAGTAACACGAAAGTGACCAGAAATTTTGGCACAGATACACGTGTCTCGGTAAGATACTGTTGTTTGTCCACCAGTGAGCATagacaagtttattttttaattgtataGTGTCTCGCTCAgttcatttttcacacatttctttaaaaaccAAATCTTAAGGATCCTACGATATAATATTGACTGtatcttatttaaaaaatatatatattttcacacCCAACAGTTGAGCAGAAAATCAATCTGACTCTGACAACAGATAACTTGTATAGAGGATCTTCCCACATAGACAATCAATAATATAACTTGCTGTGTTAAGACTGTGGGCGATGTCTTTGTGAACTAATATTTGGCTCACCTCAGGCACAGAGCTGATGGCGTGAACTTGACCAATGAGCGAGCAGTAGgactggaagaggaggagaagctggaaatGCAGCTTGTAGAGCCTCTGACAAAGCTCCAGTTGCTGGAAGACATTAAAGAAGACACAGGGTCAGATTCATCAGgaggagaggacacacagacacaacaacacattcacacattctcAAAGTACACACCACACGTGAAAGGAAtaccaacacacaacaacagctggctTGTAGAGAAAATCAAGCAGTTCATTTAAGAAGAATCTAAAGCAGTGAAGTGAAGAAACTTGTAAGAGAACTTACTGCAAGAGACTCCATTTGCTAGACAGCGAGAGAGCGTGTTAGGGCGTCAGAGGTGAGAGGAAGACAAAGTGTCaatcaaacacatgcacagcacAGTATAAACCACTACTATTCACAGTCAAGCTACCAAGAATTAGTCAACAGTGTATAAAACCCAGAAATTTGAAATCTTATGTAGTCCTTAGTGACTGTGGGAGTCAGGAGAATAAAAATAGAGAGCACACAGCAAACATGCAAAGAGAGCAAACATGGCACAGGAGAAGAAGTTAAACCTATGTGGAGCATGTGTGCTTGTAAACTCTAGATATCGGCATGTGACAGTGAATAACTTTGTCGTGTACCTTCTCCTCTGAGTCTCCAGGCTGACAGGTGACCACACTCTCACCGGGGCACCTGGGAAATGTGTCCTTACAGTTCCTCAGCCACTGAGGGAAACAACGCAAGGTGacaagagaagaggagagatggTGAGTATTTTAGCAGttagtcacacatttgcatgtaaaaaaaatctaacaaaacaaaaggttgaGTTACCGATACAGCGGCCTCCTCTTTGGTGTTGTAGGTATCCAGATACTCCTGCAGCTCCAGCGCGCTGAACTTCATCTTCTCAAGGAGACCATAGGACATGATCTGTAGACcaacaagaagagaaaaggaggtGAAAAATGAGTTGTTTTCCTTGACTGATCCAACCAACATGCTGCGATCAACACCAAGTCCAATGTGTCTTCCTTCAATGCTCACCGTGTCAGCATCAATGTAGATTGTGGGACAGTCTGAGCATGTGGTTAACATCTGTGAGGACCTGAGGAACTTTGATCCGATGCCCCTTAAGCCCTCTCCAAGGTAGGTGGCAACATCAGTGGTCAAGAGGCAGAATTTACCCTGGAGGTTCTGGGAAAGAAAGATAATTTCAGAAATTATTGAACTGTTGCACACATGCATTTAAATCCTACTGGATATGGGAATTTgcttcaaatgaaaaaaagagcaTCATAAAGTGTATTTCCATCCAATTGTCAAACTAAATGTcaccaaaaagaagaaaaaaacaaaatgtaaattagGTTTGTTTGCATCAACTGGTTTGGAGTGAATAAGTTTTGTCAGTATAGGCAATCTTATGCATGGCTATAATAATCAGAGTAGAAAAAGTAGATATAGTGAACTTGTTACCtaaccaagcccccaggaagagtgccaggctttgaagccaactttcatagtgaccaaaccgtgtaattacaacgtcacgtgatgcactggggcccaaacAGACTTTTCCTGGGTGTAAAATGgtggaaacattttgtttgcaGAACCTGCAATGTGACATTATGACgctttcttttttcattaacCTTTTCTAATGCGATACTTCAAAAtgtgcattaaaaaacattgaTAGAAACACGGTTATTggcacaaacagaaacacagacaaaaaatgtAAGACAATTATAACTGATATCAACTAGTCCTTCCTGTGATTTACCTTAAAGAGAGACGAGAAGACTTGGAAAGTATGGACGGCGCAGGACCCATCTGAGTCGGTCACGAGCTGGTTGATGTGACAGCGCCAAGCCTCCTCGGCATCGTCACACACTGCGGGTTGGAAGGCTGCCAAGATGGCGGAGAAAaatggagaggggggaggaggaaaacCAAGGTCTTCCAAGTCATCTACATCATCACGTAAGCTGTCGCCATGAAAATGGGAAAGAAACGGGGGCACAAATAATAAAGGGTTTTGATATCTTCCccgaaaaaaagttttgaaacaAAATCAAGTGTCCAGCTACAGTACCTCATGGGATTATGTAAGATGGATAATGTGATACCCTCTGTGCCATTTAGATATGGTTGAAGTAgtaattggaaaaaaaatactagGTCTTTGTAAAGGTAGCCTAAAATATGAGTTACAAGGTGCAGAAAATATAatgcaacaaagaaaaacagtatatatttattttaacttgaGTTTACATGTATGAGAAGGTCAGAAAATTGTGTTTCTTAAAGTATTTACAGTGCACTTCATTGTGAATCACAGCTAGTAATAAATTCCCTGATCTGTCCCAATGCTGTATACACAAACATTATGGTTGCGGCAGCTTAAAGTAGCGCTTAAACTGCAGTTTAACTGAGATTCAGTCCAATTCTCAGCTGATAAAAAGTTCCAATGAAACAATACTCCATATTGTTTCCTGTTCCTGTCTGTCACATTCACCTGGGCAGACAGTTGGGGTCTAGAAAGTCCAGCGGTGGCTGGCAGTAGTCCGGGTTGAGCCTGTGGTCCAGATTGCGCGGCTGATCCTGAGGCTGCCCCGGCAGCTCCAGGGTGAAGCTCTCGCCGCAGTCCGAGCCGTGAGGAAGTTCGTTGGCGCTCAGTGACAGCTCGTCATCCTGGGCCTGAGTGTCCTCGTCGTCACCACACACCCTCCCCTGAGAAGACAAAGacattacattttcacaaaggAAAACAAGCATAACTGTGAAAATCCACAAGCACATGTATATGTTAGCGGGGCGATATAGCTATGTAACAGTATAAGTTATTTTTTATCATGGTAATGGTACATATCATGATACTGTTTagaaattgtttaaaaaaaactatatcaTACCATACTTAATCACACGTGTTCCatccaaaaaacacaatatatataagagtatgtatgtattattttctCACGTGTAGGCCACGGTGATCATCACAGAGTGCTCCTGTTCCCGGTGTGGTGGCGTTGAAGGATTGTGGGTCGGCAGATGTGTCGTAAGAAGTAGATAGAGAATCAGTGTGGTTGGTTTCCTCTGATGGAGAAGGGTTAGTCTGGAACAGGGAGGCAAAACAGGAAATTCTTTAAACTGGGTCATCATTCCAATAACAGTCAATAAAGCTTTCAGCGAATGTCAACGCAGTTTATGTCCGACAGTTACGCACAAGCTGAGAGTGAGACAGGCTCTGGCTGGTTGAggactcctcttcctctgacgACTCGTCTGAATCGTGGGGGTCCTCGTGACCCAGACTGGGGGTGCTGCCTGAGTGCTGGCTCTCCTCCAACAGGTCGCCGAGCTCTGTGCTGTCCAGAGATCGCCGACGCACGCCCCAGTTAAAGTTATCGACGGTCTCGCcctgaatgaaacacacacacacacagacacattgaAAGACAAAGGCAGAGGCGATGGTAGCAGTGAATTTCACTGCTGTGAAGACATAAACCTTCAAGATAATGAACAGTTGTTGTCTAAGATGACAAGCACAAGATGCAAAATGAGAAGTTACTCATGGAAATATGCTGGAAAGACTGTTTGCATTCAATATGATGATCTTTATCCCATAAAGACATTAGAATATCATTTATCTCCATTATGACGAGTAGCAGTATTGTCAGAAATGTAGTTCTGCAACCAAGCTGTGAGAGCAAAATGAAGCACAATCATCCTTTGTTCAATCAGCAGGAAACAAAGGAGCCAGCAACACCACAGATAGAAGCTAATGTAAGTGCTCAGTGTAAGAGACCTTACCTGGAGCTCCTAGGCAgcgaggggaagagagagagacacagagttagacagagagagagacaaggaggagggacagagaaatacatttcaaatatattGATGTTAAGAAGAAATGATGCATTCAAGGTaaaagggaaggaaagagagatCATTTACTAGCTACGCTTAAGATAAGTCTCACCTCTCCGTCCTCCAGCTCCACATCCAGGAAGTCAAAGTCTCGGAAAACCCTGAACTGCTGCTCGCTGGCGGTGTCATCGAGTGTGTCCTCTCTGGTGCCGCCCTCCTCTGACGACACACCGCTTTCCCGCACCTCCATCATGTCCAAGTCACCACACGATGAGAAGATCACCTGACGAGAAGGAACAAAAGAGGTATTCAGACTTCTGACAGACAGTCTGTGTTTATTCTCCGTTCTCCAGTGGTATTAAGTTTAGCAGCTTTATGCCTCAAACAAAAGTGACTTCTGCCCTGTTGTAGACTTTCGTTGACTGTAAACAAGCACAGGTAGAGTACTGTAAACAAGAGATGGTAGGAAGCTTACAGATGGGTTCTTGGTGAGTC
It contains:
- the zar1l gene encoding protein ZAR1-like, which encodes MERFLSTFPPYSVCAPLVQDSGWIKRDGRFITPQGLNYLELCKAIISQVSPGVPPPLKKALTKECGVQVNAKVDKVVQCSLGPKTLLCSEGDHHVCAKSPDQLKPPCHTPPVSNLRFLRPVSIYSPVFDRRIHLKKLCSDGGSEGEAEQAESDRDAAETDQSGEDTVKDFGTAFHRSSKGSNFQFLEQRYGFFHCKKCNIRWESAYVWCISGTSKVYYKQLCRKCQVGFNPYRVESILCKGCSQTCCSCEKKQRHINMKRPHRQDLCCRCKGMRLSCDATYSFKYIV